The sequence CGGACAGGGGCCCGACGCGACCAGATGGGTGGCGCCCTGCGGCAAATCCTCGACCGCTTCCTTGTGACCGACCAGCGCGCGAAAGTCGCGCGGCAGATCGGCCAGGATCGGGTCGGTGGCGCCATGCTCGGTCAGGGTGCAATCGACGCCGCCGATCGGTTCGCCATACCGCCCCTTGGCCACCGTGCCGCCCAGCGTATGCCCAAGGATCCCCATGCCGTAGCAGCACCCCATGAAGGGCATGTCGCGGGCCAGAACCTCGGGCATGAGCGACAGGATATCGGCCTCGATGCGCGCCTCCAGCGGGTCCTTGTCCTCGGGCGCGTCGCTGACACAGCCCGGCCCGCCGCCCACGATGATCCCGGCGTAATCGTCCAGCGACAGCGCGGGCATCGGCGCCTCGTCCAGGCGGATGCGGCGCACCTGCGCCTCGCGCAATTGACCCCGCTCGAGGAAGGCCGCGAATTCCTCGTCGGCGGCTTCGCGCTCGGGGCGCAACTGGAGGACGAGAAAAGGCTTCATGCGGCAACCTCGGCGGCGACAAGGGGTTTGTCCATCAAGGCATTGGGCAGGCCGATGCCATGTCGCTTGACGCGCTGATGCCGCAGCACACGCCAGCCGCGATGTGCAAAGAACGGCTCGGCCACGCGGCTGGCCTCGGTTTCCAACCGGTCGATCCCTGCGGATTTCGCGCGGCCCTCGACGATGCTCAGCAGCGCGTCGCCCACCCCGCATCCGGCCGCGTCGGGCATGACATAGGCGAAATCGAGAAAGGCATCGTCCAGGTTCAACGCCATGAACCCCACCGCCCCGCGCCCGTCGGCCGCCACGATGGTATCGAGGCGCGACAGCCGCTGATCCCAGTACCGGGCCGATCGCGCGCGGGGCGACCAGGCCAGACGTTGCGCGAGGCTGTAATGCCCGGCCGCGCCGCGCCGCACGGCAAGGTGAAAGACGCGGGCCAGTTGCCCTGCATCCTCGGGGCGGTAGGGGCGGATGATCAGGCCGCTCATCGCGCCCGCGCCCCTATCCGACCCGCGCGGCGGCCAGCGCCGTGGTCAGATCGTGGATCAGGTCCTGCGGGTCTTCCAGCCCGACGGACAGGCGCAACAGCCCGCGCGTGATGCCAAGGCGGGCGCGTTGTTCGTCGCTCAGCCGTTGATGCGTGGTGGTGGCGGGATGGGTGATGATCGACTTGGCATCGCCCAGGTTGTTCGAGATCGTGACGACCCGCAACGCGTTCAGGAACCGGAACGCCGCCTCCTGCCCGCCCTCGATCTCCAGCGCGATGACGGTGCCCGCGCGCTCCATCTGCCGCGCGGCCAGCGCGTGTTGCGGGTGGCTGCGCAGGCCCGGATGGATCACGCGCGCCAGGCCCGGCTGCCCCTCGAGCGCATGGGCAATGGCCAGCGCGCCCTCGGCCTGCGCCCGCACGCGCAGGTCCAGCGTTTCCAGCGATTTCAGCATGACCCAGGCGTTGAACGGGCTCATCGCGCCGCCGGTATGTTTCATGTAAGGTTCAACCGTGCCGCGGATCACCTCGCGCGTGCCCAGGATCACACCGCCAAGGCAGCGCCCCTGCCCGTCGATATGCTTGGTCGCGGAATAGACGACCATGTCGGCGCCCTGCGTGATGGCCTGCGAAAAGACCGGCGTGGCAAAGACATTGTCCACGATCACCCGCGCGCCCACCGCATGGGCCAACGCGGCCACGGCGGGCAGGTCGATCACCTCGAGCGTCGGGTTCGAGATCGACTCGAAGAACACGGCCTTGGTGTCGGGCTGGATCGCATCGCGCCACTGGTCCAGGTCGGTGCCATCGACGAAACTGACCTCGACGCCGTAGCGGGTCAGCACCTCTTCAAGGATATAAAGACACGATCCGAAAAGCGCGCGGGCGGCCACGACATGGTCGCCGGCCCTGAGCATCGAGGTCAGCGCGCCATTGACGGCGGCCATGCCCGAGGCGGTGGCAAAGGCATCCTCGGCCCCCTCCAGGTCGGCGATACGCTCTTCGAACATGGCGACGGTCGGGTTGCCATAGCGGCCATAGATGTATTCGTCGGGACCGGCCTCGATGAAGCGCGCCTCGGCGGCCTCGGCCGTGTCATAGACAAAGCCCTGTGTCAGGAACATCGCCTCGGACACCTCGCCGTACTGACTGCGGCGGGTGCCGGCATGCACGGCGCGCGTGCGCGGCCTGAGATTCGGTTTGACAGAACTGTCCTTCATGCCCCTCTCCTTACCTGTTCCGGTGCGCGAAAGGCAAAGCCGCCGCACCATGATCCGGCCGGGGCGGCGCGCGGGCGGCGCGCTCTCCTCGACCTCTTTAGCGGTTTGTTTAACGTGGCCCGCAATCCGGTTCACAAATCGCCACGGCACGATGGTGCCTAGGCACGGGCGCGGCACGCGTCAAGGCAAATGCATACGGTCGCGCCGTGGCCTGCCGGCCACGTCACGGAATTGTTGCGCGGCCGTCACCTGTCCGTTGCCCGTGCCTCTTACCTCACGGGCGAGCCTGGCAAGACGCGGATGGCGGACATGGCGCCGATCGGGCTGACCCTGCTGAATGACGAGGTGGAGGACACCGGCCCGCTTTGGCCGGCCCTGGCCGCCCTGCCCCGCGGACGGGCCGTCACGATCATGACCCATGGCTACCGGTACAGTCCGCGCCCCCCCGAGACCGATCCGCATACCCATATCCTGTCCTTCCATCCGCGTCGCGATTGCTGGAAGGTGGTCAGTTGGCCCCGCCACCTGCATCTGCATCGCGACGGCGCGGGACTTGGCGTGGCGTTGGGGTGGCAAGCGCTTGGCCAGATGCCACGCGTGGCCCGGCGCGCCCGCCGCGTCGGCCATGCGCTGGCCCCTCTGATCGCCGAGATCCATCACCGCCGCCCCGACCTGCGGATCAACCTGATGGGCCATTCCCTGGGTGCCCGCGTCATCCTGGCCGCCATGACGGCCGCCCCGGCGGGCTCGGTCGCGCGGGTCATCCTGCTGACGGGGGCCGAATATCGCACCGCCGCGCGCGCCGCCATGAACGCGCCAGCCGGACGCACGGCCGAGGTGCTCAATGTCACCAGTGGCGAGAATGCCCCTTTCGACGCGCTGTTTCGCCTCGCCGCACCGCCGCTGCGGCCCCATGATCGCACGCTCTGCGCCGGGGTGCCCGGCACGGCCGGCTGGACGGATCTGCGCATCGACCGGGCCAAGGTGCGCGCCGTGATGGGCGATCTGGGGTTTCGCCTGCGCCCGCCCAACACCCATATCTGCCACTGGTCAGGGTATCTGCGCCCGGGCCTGTTCCCCCTTTATCGCAGGGTTCTGGCGCCGGAGGATCAGGGCCTGCTGGCCGAGTTGTCGGCCCGGCTGGCGGCGGCGCGGATCGCACGACCATCGAGCGGCCTGACATGGCCGATCCCGCGCGCCGCGCCGCGCCCGCGCCCCTCCACCGGGGAGCGCCGCACCCTCTTTCCCCCTGCCATTGCGGGCTGAGCGTCCCCATCTCGATCCTGCCGCAGGGGCAAGGCCCCGCACCGGCAAGAAACTGCACCTGCGGGTTTCAATGTCTGGTTTTTGCAATGGAACCTGCCTATCGTGCCTAGGGTGCGTGCCGCACTGGGCCTGAAACGACAACGGGGCGAACATGAGTTCGAGTTTTCTGCAGGGCGTGGCCTTTTTCGCGCTGACGATCATCATCCTGATGGCCATTTTCGGCGGGTTCGGGGCGCTCTGATCATGGCCAAGCGATATGGTGGAGAATTCAGCCCCAAGGGACAGCGCGACGGCACCCCCTCGCGCGAGATGGTGACGGCCGAACGCATCACCCATGCCAATTTCGCAGGGCGCAAACCGCTGCGGCATGGCGCGAAGATCAACATGATGTTCGTGCTGCCGCTGCTGACCTTTCTGTCCGCGTTTTTCCAGCCGGTCGCGGCGATGGCGACCGATCTTGCGGGCGCCGCGGCGCTGTTGCTGGCCGCGTGGCTGACACGCGACGGCGTGCGCGCCGAGGACGCGTTCAACGAGCGTGTGATCGCGCGCCGCCCCGCGATCCCGCGCAAGATCTTCGGCGCGGGCCTGACGGGCATCGGGGTGTTCCTGCTGGTCTTTGGCGGGCAGTGGAACCTGATCGCGGGCCTGCTGATCGGGATCATCGCCGCCGCGCTGCACCTGTTTTCCTTTGGACTCGACCCGTTGCAGGACAAGGGGCTGGAGGGGGTGGATCGCCACCAGACGGACCGGATCGCCCGCAAGATCGAAGAGGCCGAGCGTGTCCTCGACGAAATGACCGCGGCCATCAAGCGCGCCCGCGACCGCGAGATCGAGGGCCGCGTCGCGCGCTTCGAGGAGACGGTGCGCGCCATGTTCCGCCAGGTCGAGGCCGACCCGCGCGACCTCACCGCGTCGCGGCGCTATCTGGGCGTGTATCTGCAGGGCGCGCGCGATGCGACCGTGCAGTTCGCCGATCTCTATGAACGCAATCGCGACACCTCGGTGCGGGCCGATTACCTGGCGTTTCTCGATGACATGGAAACCAATTTCGCCCTGCGCACCCAGAAGATGCTGACCGACGACCGCGCCAGCCTCGATATCGAGATCGAGGTGCTGCGCGAGAGATTGAACCGCGAAAACCTTAGAACCGAGGGGTAACACCATGAGCACCCAAGTCAGGGAACAGGCCGAACAAGCCGCCAAGCTGGTCGATGAGATCAACGCAGTCGTCCTGCCAGACCCCAGCGCCGACATGGTGCCCCTGCCCGCCGCCGATGCGCCCACCGCCGAACAGATCACCCGCCGCATCGCCGAAATCGACATGGGCGACACCAACTCGATCGTCAGTTTCGGATCGGCCGCGCAGGCCGAGTTGCAGGCCATCAGCCAGGAAATGCTGCAAGGCGTGAAGAACAAGGATGTCGGCCCCGCCGGCGACAGCCTGCGCGAGATCGTGGGCACCATCCGCGGCTTTTCCGTCGACGAACTGGACCCCAACCGCAAGCAAAGCTGGTGGGAGCGCCTGTTCGGCAAGGCCAAGCCGATCCATGATTTCATGGCGAAATACGAAGAGGTGCAGGACCAGATCGACCGGATCACCGACAACCTGCTGAGCCACGAGCACATCTTGATGAAGGACATCAAGTCGCTCGACAAGCTGTATGAAAAGACGCTGGATTTCTACGACGAGCTGGCCCTCTACATCGCCGCGGGCGAGGAGAAGCTGCGCCTGCTCGACGAGGTCGAGATCCCCGCGAAATCGGCCGAGATCGAGGCCGCGCCCGAGGCCGACCAGATCATCAAGGCACAAGAGTTGCGTGACCTGCGCGCCGCGCGCGACGATCTGGAACGCCGGGTGCATGACCTGAAACTGACGCGCCAGGTGACGATGCAATCGCTGCCCTCGATCCGGCTGGTGCAGGAAAACGACAAGAGCCTCGTGACCAAGATCAACTCGACGCTGGTGAACACCGTGCCGCTGTGGGAAACCCAGCTGGCGCAGGCCGTGACCATCCAGCGCTCGACCGAGGCCGCGAAGGCCGTGCGCGAGGCGACCGACCTGACCAACGAGTTGCTGGAACAGAACGCCGCCAATCTGCGCGAAAGCAACAAGATGGTGCGCGAGGAAATGGAGCGCGGCGTGTTCGACATCGAGGCCGTGAAACGCGCCAATGCCGAACTGATCGCCACGATCCAGGAAAGTCTCGAGATCGCCGACGAGGGCAAGCGCCGCCGCGCCGAGGCCGAGGCCGAGATGCAGAAGATGGAAGCCGAATTGCGCGACACGCTGGCCGCCGCCTCGGCCGGGCAGACACCGGGCGGGCAGGCCGCGGCCACGACCCCGCCCGCAAACGGCTGATCCGTGAAGGGGGCTGGCGTGCCGCAGGACCGACACAGCGGGCAATCCGGCCGCCGGGCGCGCACCGGCGCGGGCGCGGCTGTGCTTGCCGCGGGCCTCGCGCTCTCGGGCTGTGTCACGCCCGCCCCCGACACCTCGCCCCGGCCCGAGCCCCGCGCCGAGGCCCCGGCCACCCCCTCGGCCGAAAGCGAGAGTTTTGCGCGCTACTACGCCTCGGTGCAGGCGCAACTGGTCTCGGACGGGCTGTTGCGCACCGATGGCGGGGGGGCCGACACGCCCTATTCCGCCGTCACTCTGGCCACGAATTTCGAACGCATCGCGCTCTATGACGAATATACGCTGTCGGGCGGTCGCTTCGTGGCCCGCCGACCCCGTCGCGCCTGCGCCGCTGGGACCAGCCGGTGCGCATCCAGCCCCATTTCGGTGCCTTCGTCGACGATGCGCAACGCGCCGAGGATCGCTCGGTCCTGTCCACCTACGCCTCGCGACTTGCGCGGGTCACAGACCATTCCATCCGCACGGTCACGTCGGGCGGGAATTTCCACGTCCTCTTCCTCAACCGCGACGAACAGCGCCGCGCGGGCGATCTGGTGCGCGACCTTGTGCCGGGCATCAGCCCCGAGACCGTGAACGAGATCCAGACGCTGTCGCGCTTCACCTTCTGCTCGGTCTATGCCTTTTCCGTGGCCGGGGGCGGCTCGACCTATGTCGCGGCGATCGCGATCATCCGCGACGAGCATCCCGACCTTCTGCGCCGCTCCTGTATCCACGAGGAGGTGGCCCAAGGCCTGGGCCTTCCAAATGACAGCCCCGCCGCGCGCCCCTCGATCTTCAACGATGACGAGGAATTCGCGCTGCTGACACGCCATGACGAATTGCTTTTGCGGATGTTGTACGACGACCGCCTGACACCGGGGATGCAGCCGGACGAGGCCCGGCCCATCGTGCGCCGCATCGCCGCCGAATTGCTGGGCGGGCCAAGCTGAGGCCCCCAGACAGACTTATCAAGGAGGGTTCCCCCCAATGCCGTTTTTCGATTTCCTCTCAGGCCAGTTCATCGATGTCATCGAATGGACCGACGACACCCGCGACACGATGGTCTACCGCTTCGAGCGCCACGGCCACGAGATCAAGTACGGCGCCAAGCTGACCGTGCGCGAGGGGCAGGTCGCCGTCTTCATCCACGAGGGGCAGCTGGCCGACATCTTCACCCCCGGTCTCTACATGCTCGAGACCAACAACATGCCTATCATGACCAGCCTTCAGCACTGGTCGCACGGGTTCCAGTCGCCGTTCAAATCGGAAATCTACTTCGTCAACACCAACCGTTTCACCGATCTGAAGTGGGGCACGAAGAACCCGATCATGTTGCGCGATCCCGAATTCGGGCCGACGCGCATCCGCGCCTTTGGCACCTACACAGTCAAGGTGATCGACGCGGGCCGCTTCATGACCGAGATCGTGGGCACCGATGGCGAGTTCACGACCGACGAGGTGACCTTCCAGATCCGCAACATCATCGTGCAGCAGTTCAGCCAGACGGTGGCGGGCTCGGGCATCCCGGTTCTGGACATGGCGGCCAATACGGGCGAGTTCGGCAGCCTTGTTGCCGGCAAGATCTCGGAAACCATCGCCGCCTACGGCCTGACCCTGCCCGAATTGTATATCGAAAACATCAGCCTGCCCCCCGCCGTCGAAGAGGCGCTGGACAAGCGCACCTCGATGGGGGTCGTCGGCGATCTGAACCGCTACACCCAGTTCCAGACCGCCGAAGCGATGCGCGCCGCCGCCGAGAACCCCGGCGATGGGGGCATGGGCGCGGGCCTTGGCATGGGGATGGGCATGGCGATGGCCAACCAGATGGCCCAATCCGGCCCCTGGGGCCAGGCCGCGCAGCAGCCGCAACCGCATCAGGCCGCGCATGCCGCCCCCCCGCCCCCGCCCGGTCGAACATGTCTGGCACATCGCCGAGAACGGCCAGACCAAGGGGCCGTTTTCCAAGGCCGACATGGGCCGCATGGCGACCGAGGGCAGCCTGACGCGCGAAACGCTGGTCTGGACACCCGGTCAGGACGGCTGGAAGACGGCAAACGACGTGCAGGAGCTTGCGCAACTGTTCACGGTCATGCCCCCGCCCCCGCCCCCGCCGCCGCCCGCGGGCTGAGGCCGGATCGTCTTGATCGCCATGTGCCGCGAGGTATCGGCACATGGCGCCCTTTGGCGCACGCGGCCTGCCGCGTTCGGCAAAGCCGCCCCGACCCGCGCCGCATACGGGAATCCCCCCTTGCCGCCCGCCTGTGACGGGTGTCTGATCGGGGCGTCCTGATCAGCCGCGAAAAGTCCAATGTCCGACACCACTTTTGCCGACGCCCCCCCGCCGAACCCGGAAGACGAACACCGCTTTCCCTGCCCGCAATGCGGCTCGGACATGCGCTATGCGCCCGCCGACGGAAAACTTGTCTGCGACCATTGCGGACATGAGGAAGGCATCGAGGCGGGCGCGCTGGACGGCACCGGCGATGCCCATGTGGAGTTCGATTTCGAAGAGGCCCGACGCAAGGACCACCCCGCGATCGAGATGGAGGAAACCCGCGTTTCCGAATGCCCAAGCTGCGGCGCACAGGTGGAATTCGACCCCAACATCCACAGTCAGGAATGCCCGTTCTGCGCCACGCCCGTGGTCACCGACACCGGCATCCACCGCCATATCAAGCCGCAGGGCGTGCTGCCCTTCGGCGTGACCGAGCGCGAGGCGCAAAAGGCCATGACCGACTGGCTGGGCCGCCTGTGGTTCGCGCCCAACGGGCTGAAGGAATATGCCCGCAAGGGCCGCAAGCTCGACGGGATCTATGTGCCGTTCTGGACCTATGACGCCGACACGCGCACCGAATATCGCGGCCAGCGGGGCGATGCCTACTACGTCACGGTGCGCGGGGCCGACGGGAAGACCCGACGCCAGAGGCGCATGCGCTGGACCTTCGTGCGCGGGCGCGTGGCGCGGTTTTTCGACGACGTGCTGGTCCTCGCCTCACGCTCGCTGCCGAAATCCTACACCGACAATCTGGCCCCCTGGGATCTGACCCGACTGGCCGATTACACGCCCGAGTTCCTGTCCGGGTTCCGGGCCGAGGCCTACCAGATCGACCTCGAGGAGGGCATGGTCGAGGCGCGTGGCATCATGGATCAGCGCATCCGGCAGGATATCCGCCGCGACATTGGCGGCGACGCGCAGCGCATCTCGAAGATGGATGTGGCCGTGTCCGAGGTAACCTTCAAACATGTCCTGCTGCCCGTGTGGCTGGCCGCCTACAAGTATCGCGGGAAATCCTACCGCTTCGTCGTGAATGGCCAGACCGGCAAGGTGCAGGGCGAACGGCCCTATAGCTGGATCAAGATCGCGTTGGCGGTCATCGTCGCGATCGCGATCGCGGGCGGCATCCTCTATGGACTCGAGGTGCTGGACGAGGGCGGCTTCCAGACCGGGGCCGTCGGCACCCGCGTCATCGGCGAGGGGGCCGGCACACCGCGTCCCATAGATGTGCCCGCCTTTTCCCTCGACACGAAATGATCGGGCTCACCCCTTGCTGATCGACACTTTCCGCGCGCCTGCGGGCGGGGTCTGCGCCTGTTTCGGCACGGTGATGGTCAGAAGCCCGTCCTTGAGCGCCGCCTTGACCTTGTCGCCATCGGCATCGGGCGGCAGGCGGAAGCTGCGTGAAAAGGCCCCGTAATCCCGTTCGGAGAAGAACCATGTCTCGCCCTGTTCCTCGCGACTGGATTTCTTTTCACCCGAAACCGTCACCACGCCATCATGCACGCTGATATCCAGATCGCCTTCGGCCACGCCGGGCACCTCCATCGAGATGCGGTAGCCCTCGCCATTCACCGCCGCCTCCGAGGCCGGGGCGAACCAGTCGGCCAGTTTTGCGCCGACCTGGCGCAGCGGGTCGGCAAGGCTTGGGATAAGGCCGGTTTTATGTGCTGATTCGACCATGGCATCCTCCTGCAAGGCTGGGTTCGTTGCAGGTGCAACCATGGCGGATTTTCGGCCGTTCATGCCTTGATTTGCGTCAAAAGCACTGGCCGTGTGCGGGAACAACGGGTAGCACCCCGACAAATGCCAAAGGGAGGGGTCCGATGATCCTGTGCGCCGGAGAAGCCCTGATCGACATGCTGCCCCGCAAGACCGAGACCGGAGAGGCCGCCTTTGCGCCCTATCCCGGCGGGTCGGTCTTCAACACCGCCGTGGCCCTCGCGCGGCTAGGGGTACCGGTTGCGTTCTTTACCGGCCTGTCCACCGACCTGTTCGGCCAACGGCTGGCCAATGTGCTGACGGCGAACGGGGTCGGTCACGATCTGGCCGCGCGATCCGACAGGCCCACGACGCTGGCCTTCGTGACCCTGGCCGAGGGCCAGGCCAGCTATGCCTTCTATGACGAGAACACCGCCGGCCGCATGCTGACCGAGGCCGACCTGCCCCAGATCCCCGATCGCTGCACGGCCTGTTTTTTCGGCGGCATCAGCCTCGCCGTCGAACCCTGCGCCGAGGCTTATGCCATGCTGGCTGCGCGGGCGGCGGCGGATCGGGTCGTCATGCTCGACCCCAATATCCGGCCCAGCTTCATCGCGGATGAGGCCCGCTTTCGCGCCCGAATGGACGGGATGCTGGCGCAGGCCGACATCGTCAAACTGTCGGACGAGGATCTGCAGTGGCTGATGGGCGAGGCAAGCCTTGCACAGCTGGCCGCCGATCTGCGGGCCAAGGGGCCCGGACTGGTGCTGGTGACCCAGGGCGCACAGGGCGTGACCGCCTATGGCCCCACGGGTGCCGTGCATGTCGACGCCACGCCGGTGGATGTGGTCGACACCGTCGGCGCAGGCGATACGTTCAATGCGGGCTTTCTGGCCGGCCTGTCCGATGCGGGCCTTCTGGACAAGGCGACGCTGGCCGCCGGCCTGCCCGAGGATGCTTTGCGCACCGCCCTGAGCCTCGGCGTCAAGGCCGCCGCCGTCACCGTCAGCCGCGCCGGCGCCAACCCGCCCCACCGCACGGAAATCGCATGAGGGCGCTGGTTCAACGCGTCACCGAGGCCCGTGTCGATGTCGCGGGCGAAACCGTCGGCCACACAGGGCCGGGCCTGATGATCCTGGTCTGTGCGATGCAGGGCGATACCGAGGCCGAAGCCGAGAAACTGGCAACCAAGGTCGCGCGGCTGCGCATCTTCAACGACGCGGCGGGCAAGATGAACCGCTCGCTTCTCGATACCGGGGGCGCCGCGCTGGTGATCAGCCAGTTCACGCTGGCCGCCGATACGCGGTCGGGCAACCGTCCGGGGTTTTCGACGGCCGCCTCGCCCGAGGATGGCAAGCGCCTGTATCTGCATTTTGCAAAGGCTCTCGCCGCGCTCGGTCCCAAGGTCGAAACCGGCCGCTTCGGCGCAGAGATGGCCGTAAGCCTCACGAATGACGGCCCGGTTACAATCTGGCTCGATATCTAGGCAAATCGCCTCATTTTTCATCATCTGCGCGGCGGCGGCGGCCAAAGTCGCGGCGTCCCTTGCCCAATTCGCGGCAAGTTTGCACCAATGTGACCGGGATGCGACAGTGACGCCATGGCCGAGACGACTCAGTTTTTCGATGAAATGACCGGGGGCACAAGCGAGGTCCGCCGCCCCTACTCCGGATACGACGCGTGGTTTTCGGGCGAAGACATCAAGGATCTGCGCAAGAAATCCATCGATGCCGAGGCATTTTTCAGGCGCACGGGCATCACCTTCAACGTCTATGGCGAGGCCGAGGCCGATGAACGCCTGATCCCTTTCGACATTGTGCCGCGCATCATCTCTGGGCGGGAATGGGCGCGCCTGACCCGCGGGATCGAGCAGCGCGTCCGCGCAATCAACGCCTTTCTCTACGACATCTATCACCGGCAGGAGATCCTGCGCGCGGGCCGCGTGCCGGTCGATCTGATCGCCAGAAACGAGGCCTTTCTGCCGCAGATGATCGGCATGCAGCCGCCCGGCGGGGTCTATACCCATATCGTCGGCACCGACCTGGTGCGCACCGGCGAAGACGAGTTCTACGTGCTCGAGGACAACGCCCGCACGCCGTCGGGTGTCAGCTACATGCTGGAAAACCGCGAGACGATGCTGCAGATGTTCCCCGAGCTGTTCAGCCGCATCAAGGTGGCGCCGGTGCAGGATTATCCGATCCAGCTGCGCCGCTCGCTGGCGGCCTGCGCACCGGTTGCGACGACGGGCAGCCCTTGCGTGGCGGTCCTGACGCCGGGCATCCACAACTCGGCCTATTTCGAACACGCCTTCCTTGCCGACCAGATGGGCGTGGAACTGGTCGAAGGGCATGATCTGCGCGTCTTGGACGGGCGCATCACCATGCGCACCACGCGTGGCTACAAACCCATCGACGTGATCTATCGCCGTGTGGATGACGATTTCCTCGATCCGCTGAACTTCAACCCCGACAGCATGCTGGGCGTGCCCGGCATCATGGATGTCTACCGTGCGGGCGGCATCACCATCGCCAATGCGCCCGGCACCGGCATCGCCGACGACAAGGCGATCTACAGCTACATGCCCGACATCGTCGAATTCTACACCGGCGAGAAGGCGATCCTGAAGAACGTGCCGACCTGGCGCTGTTCCGAGGCCGACAGCCTGGCCTATGTGCTGGACAACCTTGCAGACCTGGTCGTGAAAGAGGTGCATGGCTCGGGCGGCTACGGGATGCTGGTGGGCCCCGCCGCCTCGAAGAAAGAGGTCGCGGCCTTCCGCAAGAAGCTCGAGGCGCGGCCCTCGAACTACATCGCGCAACCGACGCTGGCCCTGTCCACCTGCCCGATCCTGACGAAATCGGGGCTGGCCCCGCGCCATGTCGATCTGCGCCCCTTCGCGCTGGTCAGCCCGCAGGGCTGCACCATCACGCCGGGCGGCCTGACGCGGGTGGCGCTGAAAAAGGGCAGTCTCGTGGTGAACTCGTCGCAGGGCGGCGGCACCAAGGACACCTGGGTGCTGGAGGAATAGGCCAATGCTGGGCAAGACAGCCGGCGGGCTCTTCTGGATGTTCCGCCATCTCGAACGATCGGAAAACACCGCGCGCCTGATCGAGGCGGGCTTTCGCATCGCGCTGACGCGGGCGGCGGGCGATGACGACGAATGGCACAGCGTGTTGCAGACCGCCGCCGTGGCCCACCTCTACTACCAGCGGCACGAACAGCTCGAGGCCGCCAAGGCCATCGACTTCATGCTGCGCGACATGTCGAACCCGTCCTCGGTGCTGTCCGCGATCTCGGCGGCGCGGCAGAACGCCCGCCTGGTGCGCACGGCGATCACCCGCGAGGTGTGGGAGGCCGTGAACGACACCTACATGCTGCTCAAGGAGGCGCTGGCCCGCCCGGTGCGCCCGCGCGACCTGCCCGAGGTGCTGGCCATGGTGCGGCAGCAATCGGCGCTTGTGCGCGGGTCGATGGCGGGCACCATGCTGCGCAATGACATCTTCGATTTCTCGCGGCTTGGCACGTTTGTGGAACGCGCCGACAACACTGCGCGAATCCTCGACGTGAAGTATTACGTGCTGCTGCCCTCGCTCACACAGATCGGGTCCAGCCTGGACAACGTGCAGT comes from Roseibacterium elongatum DSM 19469 and encodes:
- a CDS encoding glutamine amidotransferase, which translates into the protein MKPFLVLQLRPEREAADEEFAAFLERGQLREAQVRRIRLDEAPMPALSLDDYAGIIVGGGPGCVSDAPEDKDPLEARIEADILSLMPEVLARDMPFMGCCYGMGILGHTLGGTVAKGRYGEPIGGVDCTLTEHGATDPILADLPRDFRALVGHKEAVEDLPQGATHLVASGPCPFQMIRAGRNVYATQFHPEAKGENFANRIRIYRDRGYFDPADAEALTAACLAERVSVPERILSNFTRRFGG
- a CDS encoding GNAT family N-acetyltransferase, yielding MSGLIIRPYRPEDAGQLARVFHLAVRRGAAGHYSLAQRLAWSPRARSARYWDQRLSRLDTIVAADGRGAVGFMALNLDDAFLDFAYVMPDAAGCGVGDALLSIVEGRAKSAGIDRLETEASRVAEPFFAHRGWRVLRHQRVKRHGIGLPNALMDKPLVAAEVAA
- the metZ gene encoding O-succinylhomoserine sulfhydrylase is translated as MKDSSVKPNLRPRTRAVHAGTRRSQYGEVSEAMFLTQGFVYDTAEAAEARFIEAGPDEYIYGRYGNPTVAMFEERIADLEGAEDAFATASGMAAVNGALTSMLRAGDHVVAARALFGSCLYILEEVLTRYGVEVSFVDGTDLDQWRDAIQPDTKAVFFESISNPTLEVIDLPAVAALAHAVGARVIVDNVFATPVFSQAITQGADMVVYSATKHIDGQGRCLGGVILGTREVIRGTVEPYMKHTGGAMSPFNAWVMLKSLETLDLRVRAQAEGALAIAHALEGQPGLARVIHPGLRSHPQHALAARQMERAGTVIALEIEGGQEAAFRFLNALRVVTISNNLGDAKSIITHPATTTHQRLSDEQRARLGITRGLLRLSVGLEDPQDLIHDLTTALAAARVG
- a CDS encoding 5-bromo-4-chloroindolyl phosphate hydrolysis family protein; its protein translation is MAKRYGGEFSPKGQRDGTPSREMVTAERITHANFAGRKPLRHGAKINMMFVLPLLTFLSAFFQPVAAMATDLAGAAALLLAAWLTRDGVRAEDAFNERVIARRPAIPRKIFGAGLTGIGVFLLVFGGQWNLIAGLLIGIIAAALHLFSFGLDPLQDKGLEGVDRHQTDRIARKIEEAERVLDEMTAAIKRARDREIEGRVARFEETVRAMFRQVEADPRDLTASRRYLGVYLQGARDATVQFADLYERNRDTSVRADYLAFLDDMETNFALRTQKMLTDDRASLDIEIEVLRERLNRENLRTEG
- a CDS encoding toxic anion resistance protein yields the protein MSTQVREQAEQAAKLVDEINAVVLPDPSADMVPLPAADAPTAEQITRRIAEIDMGDTNSIVSFGSAAQAELQAISQEMLQGVKNKDVGPAGDSLREIVGTIRGFSVDELDPNRKQSWWERLFGKAKPIHDFMAKYEEVQDQIDRITDNLLSHEHILMKDIKSLDKLYEKTLDFYDELALYIAAGEEKLRLLDEVEIPAKSAEIEAAPEADQIIKAQELRDLRAARDDLERRVHDLKLTRQVTMQSLPSIRLVQENDKSLVTKINSTLVNTVPLWETQLAQAVTIQRSTEAAKAVREATDLTNELLEQNAANLRESNKMVREEMERGVFDIEAVKRANAELIATIQESLEIADEGKRRRAEAEAEMQKMEAELRDTLAAASAGQTPGGQAAATTPPANG
- a CDS encoding TFIIB-type zinc finger domain-containing protein, producing the protein MSDTTFADAPPPNPEDEHRFPCPQCGSDMRYAPADGKLVCDHCGHEEGIEAGALDGTGDAHVEFDFEEARRKDHPAIEMEETRVSECPSCGAQVEFDPNIHSQECPFCATPVVTDTGIHRHIKPQGVLPFGVTEREAQKAMTDWLGRLWFAPNGLKEYARKGRKLDGIYVPFWTYDADTRTEYRGQRGDAYYVTVRGADGKTRRQRRMRWTFVRGRVARFFDDVLVLASRSLPKSYTDNLAPWDLTRLADYTPEFLSGFRAEAYQIDLEEGMVEARGIMDQRIRQDIRRDIGGDAQRISKMDVAVSEVTFKHVLLPVWLAAYKYRGKSYRFVVNGQTGKVQGERPYSWIKIALAVIVAIAIAGGILYGLEVLDEGGFQTGAVGTRVIGEGAGTPRPIDVPAFSLDTK
- a CDS encoding Hsp20/alpha crystallin family protein — translated: MVESAHKTGLIPSLADPLRQVGAKLADWFAPASEAAVNGEGYRISMEVPGVAEGDLDISVHDGVVTVSGEKKSSREEQGETWFFSERDYGAFSRSFRLPPDADGDKVKAALKDGLLTITVPKQAQTPPAGARKVSISKG